A window of the Chloroflexus sp. Y-396-1 genome harbors these coding sequences:
- a CDS encoding cytochrome c biogenesis CcdA family protein — protein MTLHPIDPPRRFGKRSLITFAVIGVLAILVLLALSLDAGEQTRFLTGSGSVVVLALPAFLAGVLSFLSPCTLPILPAYFAFTFQASSQKRARIAMMGIAFFLGLATTMTLLGASATALSGLLFANRSTLTFWGGLIIIGFGIMGMLGKGFAGPQLQERPAATFAGSYLFGATFALGWTACVGPILGALLTLLAATSDVAILQGAVLAFIYSLGLGLPLIVIATFFHRLGTGSRFWRFLRGRGFTVKVFGHELFLHTTSLASGALMVAMGVLLASGRLEWISQQANATPMAQWWVEIEAAIGRLFGL, from the coding sequence ATGACCCTTCACCCAATTGACCCACCACGCCGTTTTGGGAAGCGCAGCCTGATCACCTTTGCAGTGATTGGTGTGCTGGCGATCCTGGTCTTGCTCGCCTTGAGCTTAGATGCCGGTGAGCAGACCCGCTTTCTCACCGGTAGCGGCAGCGTTGTTGTTCTGGCACTACCGGCATTCCTGGCCGGTGTGCTCAGTTTTCTGTCGCCGTGTACCCTGCCCATTCTGCCAGCCTACTTCGCGTTCACCTTTCAGGCCAGCAGTCAGAAACGAGCGCGGATCGCGATGATGGGTATTGCCTTTTTCCTTGGCCTGGCGACAACGATGACCCTCCTCGGCGCCAGTGCGACTGCTCTGAGCGGCCTGCTCTTTGCCAACCGGAGTACTCTTACCTTTTGGGGCGGCTTGATCATTATCGGCTTTGGCATTATGGGAATGCTGGGTAAAGGTTTCGCCGGGCCACAACTGCAAGAGCGTCCGGCTGCTACGTTTGCCGGTTCGTACCTCTTCGGCGCCACCTTCGCCCTGGGCTGGACGGCCTGCGTCGGCCCGATTTTAGGTGCGCTGCTGACCCTACTTGCCGCAACCAGCGATGTTGCCATTCTTCAGGGTGCTGTTCTAGCCTTCATCTACTCGCTAGGATTGGGGCTACCTCTGATTGTCATTGCCACCTTCTTCCATCGCCTGGGAACCGGCTCGCGATTCTGGCGCTTTCTGCGCGGACGCGGCTTTACTGTGAAGGTCTTTGGGCATGAATTGTTTCTTCACACGACCAGCCTGGCTAGTGGTGCACTGATGGTTGCAATGGGAGTACTGCTGGCAAGTGGGCGCTTAGAGTGGATTTCGCAGCAGGCAAACGCTACACCGATGGCTCAATGGTGGGTGGAGATTGAAGCAGCCATTGGCCGTCTCTTCGGACTATGA
- a CDS encoding NUDIX hydrolase, whose protein sequence is MTDTPIRAAGCIVLSRDPTGQPLVLLIQDQQGVWTLPKGHVDAGEADEQAAVREVSEETGIHCTIAERLDQITYPIYRRGRWRDKQVTFFLASAAPEPPTPALAEGIRAAAWVPLDEASRKVGYRQIRTLIQQVARRLGLDRYNAP, encoded by the coding sequence ATGACCGACACACCAATCCGCGCCGCCGGTTGCATTGTACTGTCCCGCGATCCGACCGGACAACCTCTGGTGTTATTAATTCAAGATCAGCAAGGCGTATGGACGTTGCCGAAAGGTCACGTTGATGCAGGTGAAGCCGATGAACAGGCAGCCGTCAGAGAGGTCAGCGAAGAGACCGGTATTCATTGTACGATTGCCGAACGGCTCGATCAGATCACATATCCAATCTACCGCCGCGGGCGCTGGCGTGACAAACAGGTAACCTTTTTCCTCGCTAGCGCAGCGCCCGAACCACCAACCCCGGCTCTGGCTGAAGGCATTCGAGCCGCAGCTTGGGTGCCACTCGACGAAGCGAGCAGGAAGGTGGGGTACCGTCAAATTCGTACCCTTATTCAACAAGTAGCGCGCCGATTAGGTCTCGACCGATATAACGCACCGTGA
- a CDS encoding trigger factor has protein sequence MKVTTEKLPKSLISLKIEIDRDQFERGLDQAARRLSQKFPIHGFRPGKAPRFIIERTFGREALIEEATEHLINSAYKKAIQQEKIEVVGPPTLERIDSIEPFIFTVNVPVPPTVTLGDYHKIRIPLVVEPVSDKMVENALEDTFDEHTTLQELDEPRPAQHGDQVEIRLRTRVVEDTDTETSAEAADVSASATETSAETAEVASEADQDNNADDRKSQWSEEVVVLEPHRLAKGLYEGLVGMNIGEKKTIVSVVPDDHPDESARGKKIIFDVELLGIKRRIVPSPEELLALENFNGTFDEFREFVRSELAELEQRRAEQEQLNAFIERLIEQVTFDIPDVMIRNAAESMLQEQGQQFARYGITLDQVLQYRGVTRDQAIEELLPEAEKQVKVTLALSEVIKQEGITVSPEEIEAEIKNLLERYEEQQRPQVEQTLRGQLLSSVANIVLDKKLRARIKAIASGELDEQSTSPTATDGAPETHAVSTNHDESAVGADSSAAAVEAVPAAEAIVTDEQAGRSTTE, from the coding sequence GTGAAAGTTACTACTGAGAAATTACCAAAAAGTCTGATCTCATTGAAGATTGAAATCGACCGGGATCAGTTCGAACGAGGGCTTGATCAGGCGGCACGCCGCTTGTCGCAGAAGTTTCCCATTCATGGCTTTCGTCCCGGTAAAGCGCCCCGTTTTATTATTGAACGCACCTTCGGGCGAGAAGCGCTGATCGAAGAAGCCACAGAGCATCTGATCAACAGTGCCTACAAGAAGGCTATTCAACAAGAAAAGATTGAGGTAGTTGGCCCGCCGACCCTCGAGCGGATCGACTCCATCGAGCCATTTATCTTTACCGTTAACGTACCGGTACCGCCAACCGTTACCCTCGGCGATTACCACAAGATTCGCATACCGCTTGTGGTAGAACCGGTGAGTGACAAGATGGTCGAGAATGCGTTGGAAGATACGTTCGATGAGCATACGACGCTCCAGGAACTTGATGAACCGCGACCGGCTCAGCATGGCGACCAGGTAGAAATACGGTTACGCACGAGAGTGGTAGAAGACACCGATACCGAAACATCTGCCGAAGCCGCGGACGTTTCTGCTTCTGCTACTGAAACATCTGCTGAAACGGCTGAAGTGGCAAGCGAAGCGGACCAGGATAACAACGCCGACGATAGAAAATCGCAGTGGAGTGAAGAGGTTGTGGTCCTCGAACCCCATCGCCTGGCCAAGGGTCTTTACGAGGGCCTGGTGGGGATGAACATTGGCGAGAAGAAGACAATCGTCTCGGTAGTGCCTGATGATCATCCTGACGAGTCAGCGCGCGGGAAGAAGATCATCTTTGATGTTGAGCTGCTCGGCATTAAGCGTCGGATTGTGCCATCGCCGGAAGAATTACTCGCGCTTGAGAACTTTAATGGCACTTTCGACGAGTTTCGGGAGTTCGTCAGATCAGAGCTTGCGGAACTCGAACAGCGCCGTGCTGAGCAAGAACAGCTTAATGCCTTCATTGAACGCTTGATCGAGCAAGTGACGTTCGACATACCCGATGTGATGATCCGTAATGCCGCCGAATCGATGCTCCAGGAGCAAGGTCAACAATTTGCTCGCTACGGCATCACACTCGACCAGGTCTTACAATATCGAGGTGTTACCCGTGATCAGGCTATTGAAGAACTGCTACCGGAAGCGGAAAAGCAGGTTAAGGTGACCCTTGCTTTATCTGAAGTGATTAAGCAAGAAGGGATTACGGTTAGCCCTGAAGAGATCGAAGCTGAGATCAAGAATCTTCTGGAACGTTACGAAGAGCAACAACGACCACAAGTCGAGCAGACGCTGCGTGGGCAGCTACTCTCGTCGGTCGCGAATATTGTACTTGATAAGAAGCTGCGCGCACGCATAAAGGCAATTGCGAGCGGTGAATTAGATGAACAGTCTACGTCACCTACCGCTACTGACGGTGCACCGGAAACACATGCCGTCAGTACCAACCACGACGAATCGGCGGTAGGTGCAGACTCATCTGCCGCTGCCGTCGAAGCTGTGCCGGCAGCAGAAGCGATTGTTACCGACGAACAAGCCGGTCGTTCAACAACCGAATGA